Proteins encoded in a region of the Mycolicibacterium chitae genome:
- a CDS encoding TIGR03617 family F420-dependent LLM class oxidoreductase has protein sequence MTALSGPVDAIERAAALREAGAAGVFTFEGPHDVFAPLTLASTVGGLDLMTNVAIAFPRNPIHLAHQAIDHQLLSGGRFVLGLGTQIRTQIEKRFGAEFDRPVDRMVELIAALRAIFSTWSTGERLNFRGEFYTHRLMTPNFSPGANPYGPPPIYVGALGPRLTRAAAEHADGLLVMPFGSTKFLREHTMAAVRAGLAAAGRSEFAVVPEIIVSPGEDHDGTRRLLAFYGSTPAYRPVLEAHGWGDLQPELHALSKQGRWQEMGALIDDDVLSTIAAVGSPAEIAAHIRERADGIADTVCIYSGGALSVQQQAEIIDAL, from the coding sequence CTGACGGCGCTGTCGGGTCCGGTGGACGCCATCGAACGCGCGGCGGCCCTGCGCGAGGCCGGCGCGGCGGGCGTGTTCACCTTCGAGGGACCCCACGACGTCTTCGCGCCGCTGACGCTGGCCAGCACCGTCGGCGGCCTCGATCTGATGACCAACGTGGCGATTGCCTTCCCGCGCAACCCCATTCATCTGGCCCATCAGGCCATCGACCATCAGCTGCTCTCCGGGGGCCGGTTCGTGCTCGGCCTGGGCACGCAGATCCGCACGCAGATCGAGAAGCGGTTCGGCGCCGAGTTCGATCGACCGGTGGACCGCATGGTGGAGCTGATCGCGGCCCTGCGCGCCATCTTCTCCACCTGGTCGACGGGGGAGCGGCTGAACTTCCGCGGCGAGTTCTACACCCACCGGCTGATGACGCCGAACTTCAGCCCCGGCGCCAATCCGTACGGGCCGCCGCCCATCTACGTCGGGGCGCTGGGGCCGCGGCTGACCCGCGCGGCCGCCGAGCACGCCGACGGGCTGCTGGTGATGCCGTTCGGGTCCACGAAGTTCCTGCGCGAACACACCATGGCCGCGGTGCGCGCCGGGCTGGCCGCGGCGGGCCGCAGCGAGTTCGCGGTCGTGCCGGAGATCATCGTGTCGCCCGGTGAGGACCACGACGGGACGCGGCGGCTGCTGGCGTTCTACGGCTCCACACCCGCCTACCGGCCGGTGCTCGAGGCCCACGGCTGGGGTGATCTGCAACCCGAACTGCACGCGCTGTCCAAACAGGGCCGCTGGCAGGAGATGGGTGCGCTGATCGACGACGACGTGCTGAGCACCATCGCCGCGGTCGGTTCGCCCGCCGAGATCGCCGCCCACATCCGGGAACGGGCCGACGGGATCGCCGACACCGTGTGCATCTACTCCGGCGGTGCGCTGTCGGTGCAGCAGCAGGCCGAGATCATCGACGCGCTCTAA
- a CDS encoding flavin monoamine oxidase family protein, which yields MRTQADVVVIGAGFAGLTAARELSNRGYDVVVLEGRDRVGGRSLTCTVGGVPVDLGATFVGPTQDAVLALADELGCATVPTYCEGRNLIRWRGEVRPYSGTIPALGFAALVNVAWVRLRFALLVRRMPVRRPWTALDAYELDGMSLRQWLDSMRASDATVDLMTIMSRVTWGADPQDVSMLHAVRYVKAAGGLNRMLDVKRGAQQDRFLAGTQPIAQRIAEELGDRVVLDAAAYAIDYDEDGGATVSSAAGTVRAGAVVVAVAPQHRGSIAVTPELPEEHAGLPQRWPQGRLSKAYAVYDTPFWRADGYSGEALSDDGPVFITFDVSPGPDGPGVLLGFVDAGDFDALTPEQRRERALAGFAGIFGEPARNPVDYLDFCWGTEQFAPGGPTAAPPPGSWTTVGKALADPVGPLFWAGTETADEWTGFLDGAVCSGQRAAAEVAKYLGARD from the coding sequence GTGCGTACGCAGGCTGATGTCGTGGTGATCGGGGCGGGCTTCGCGGGGCTGACCGCGGCCCGGGAGTTGAGCAATCGCGGGTATGACGTGGTGGTGCTCGAGGGGCGCGACCGGGTGGGCGGCCGCTCGCTGACCTGTACGGTCGGCGGGGTTCCCGTCGATCTGGGCGCGACGTTCGTGGGCCCCACCCAGGACGCGGTGCTGGCCCTGGCCGACGAATTGGGTTGCGCCACCGTACCGACGTACTGCGAGGGCAGGAACCTGATCCGCTGGCGCGGCGAGGTGCGGCCCTACTCCGGCACCATCCCGGCGCTGGGGTTCGCTGCGCTGGTGAACGTGGCCTGGGTGCGGTTGCGCTTCGCGCTGCTGGTGCGACGGATGCCGGTGCGCCGCCCGTGGACGGCCCTGGACGCCTACGAACTCGACGGCATGTCGCTGCGGCAGTGGCTGGACTCGATGCGCGCGTCGGACGCCACGGTGGATCTGATGACCATCATGTCCCGGGTGACCTGGGGCGCGGACCCGCAGGACGTGTCGATGCTGCACGCGGTGCGCTACGTCAAGGCCGCCGGCGGGCTCAACCGGATGCTCGATGTGAAACGCGGTGCGCAGCAGGACCGGTTCCTGGCCGGCACCCAGCCGATCGCGCAGCGGATCGCCGAGGAACTCGGCGATCGGGTGGTGCTCGACGCGGCGGCGTACGCGATCGACTACGACGAGGACGGCGGCGCCACCGTGAGCAGCGCCGCGGGGACGGTACGCGCCGGCGCCGTCGTCGTCGCGGTGGCCCCACAGCACCGGGGCTCCATCGCCGTCACCCCGGAGTTGCCCGAGGAGCACGCGGGCCTGCCGCAGCGCTGGCCGCAGGGCCGCCTCAGCAAGGCCTACGCCGTCTACGACACCCCGTTCTGGCGCGCCGACGGGTACTCGGGTGAGGCGTTGTCGGATGACGGGCCGGTGTTTATCACGTTTGACGTGAGCCCCGGACCGGACGGGCCCGGGGTCCTGCTGGGCTTCGTCGATGCCGGGGACTTCGATGCCCTGACCCCCGAGCAGCGCCGCGAGCGGGCGCTGGCCGGTTTCGCCGGGATCTTCGGGGAACCGGCCCGGAACCCGGTCGATTATCTCGACTTCTGCTGGGGCACCGAGCAATTCGCCCCCGGCGGGCCCACCGCAGCGCCGCCGCCGGGGTCGTGGACCACGGTCGGCAAGGCGCTGGCCGATCCGGTCGGGCCGCTGTTCTGGGCCGGCACCGAGACCGCCGACGAATGGACCGGCTTCCTCGACGGGGCGGTGTGCTCGGGTCAGCGCGCCGCCGCCGAGGTGGCCAAGTACCTCGGGGCCCGCGACTAG
- a CDS encoding NADPH:quinone oxidoreductase family protein, whose product MRAVQIINLDGPDAVAINDVAEPAAPEDAVVIDVHAAGVAFPDALLSRGRYQYKPELPFTPGGEVAGVVRSAPAGSHVAAGDRVLGLTMITDGMAEVVVLAPDRVFKLPDNVSFEAGAGILFNDLTVHFALRTRGRLSPGETVLVHGAAGGIGTSALRLAPALGAGRTIAVVSTEDKFEAAKTAGADEVVLAEGFKDAVATLTEGRGVDIVLDPVGGDRVTDSLRSLAPAGRLLIIGFTGGDIPAIKANRLLLNNVDAVGVGWGAWALSHPGYLAEQWDQLEALLAAGKVSAPAPQVYPLERAAEAISSLESRTARGKVVLKLR is encoded by the coding sequence ATGCGTGCGGTACAGATCATCAACCTCGACGGCCCCGACGCCGTCGCCATCAACGACGTCGCCGAACCGGCGGCCCCCGAGGACGCGGTGGTCATCGACGTTCACGCCGCCGGGGTGGCCTTCCCCGACGCGCTGCTGAGCCGCGGCCGCTACCAGTACAAGCCCGAGCTGCCGTTCACCCCGGGCGGCGAGGTAGCCGGGGTGGTGCGCAGCGCGCCCGCCGGGTCCCACGTCGCGGCCGGCGACCGCGTACTGGGCCTGACGATGATCACCGACGGCATGGCCGAGGTCGTGGTGCTCGCCCCGGACCGCGTGTTCAAGCTGCCCGACAACGTCTCCTTCGAGGCCGGCGCCGGGATCCTGTTCAACGACCTGACCGTGCACTTTGCGTTGCGCACCCGCGGGCGACTGAGCCCCGGCGAGACCGTGCTGGTGCACGGCGCGGCCGGCGGCATCGGCACCTCCGCGCTGCGCCTGGCGCCGGCGCTCGGTGCGGGCCGCACCATCGCGGTGGTGTCCACCGAGGACAAGTTCGAGGCCGCCAAGACCGCCGGCGCCGACGAGGTGGTGCTGGCCGAGGGCTTCAAGGACGCCGTCGCGACGCTGACCGAGGGCCGCGGCGTGGACATCGTGCTCGACCCCGTCGGCGGTGACCGCGTCACCGATTCGCTGCGGTCACTGGCCCCGGCGGGCCGGTTGCTGATCATCGGGTTCACCGGCGGCGACATCCCGGCCATCAAGGCAAATCGGTTGCTGCTCAACAACGTCGACGCGGTCGGTGTCGGCTGGGGCGCCTGGGCGCTGTCGCATCCGGGCTACCTGGCCGAACAGTGGGATCAGCTCGAGGCGCTGCTGGCCGCAGGCAAGGTGTCCGCACCCGCGCCGCAGGTCTACCCGCTGGAGCGGGCCGCCGAGGCCATCTCGTCGCTGGAGAGCCGCACCGCGCGCGGCAAGGTCGTGCTGAAGCTCCGTTAG